From [Clostridium] symbiosum, a single genomic window includes:
- a CDS encoding VanZ family protein, translating to MWRKILLLCVIGMMVLIFLFSSQAGASSHYISDMAGRILGLFREDENGEFYGRFLIWEWNVRQLGHMTLFGFLGGVTHSYLLSKQDELTGGCILKCSFLSALLCFLYGCIDEFHQYFVNGRNARFQDVLVDAIGFLTAICVLNALIWLYKVIKNRM from the coding sequence ATGTGGCGAAAAATTCTATTGCTATGTGTCATCGGTATGATGGTTCTTATTTTCCTGTTTTCGAGTCAGGCCGGAGCTTCTTCCCACTACATCAGCGATATGGCGGGAAGGATTCTGGGATTGTTCAGGGAAGATGAGAATGGAGAGTTCTACGGCCGGTTTCTTATCTGGGAGTGGAATGTCAGGCAGCTTGGCCATATGACGCTTTTTGGCTTTTTGGGAGGTGTTACCCATTCCTACCTGCTATCGAAACAGGATGAGTTGACGGGAGGATGCATTTTAAAATGTTCTTTTTTGTCAGCACTGCTCTGTTTTCTTTACGGATGTATTGATGAGTTCCATCAGTACTTTGTAAATGGGAGAAATGCGAGATTCCAAGATGTTCTGGTGGATGCAATTGGATTTTTGACAGCCATTTGTGTTTTGAATGCCCTGATTTGGCTATATAAAGTAATAAAAAACAGAATGTAA